Proteins found in one Cricetulus griseus strain 17A/GY chromosome X, alternate assembly CriGri-PICRH-1.0, whole genome shotgun sequence genomic segment:
- the LOC100758392 gene encoding diphosphoinositol polyphosphate phosphohydrolase 3-alpha has protein sequence MKCKPNQTRTYDPEGFKKRAACLCFRSEREDEVLLVSSSRYPDRWIVPGGGMEPEEEPDGAAVREVYEEAGVKGKLGRLLGVFEQNQDRKHRTYVFVLTVTELLEDWEDSVSIGRKREWFKIEDAIKVLQCHKPVHAEYLEKLKLGGTPTNGNPAAPSLPESEP, from the coding sequence ATGAAGTGCAAACCAAACCAGACGCGGACCTACGACCCCGAGGGCTTCAAGAAGCGCGCCGCGTGCCTGTGCTTCCGCAGCGAGCGCGAGGACGAGGTGCTGTTGGTGAGCAGTAGCCGCTACCCCGACCGCTGGATCGTGCCCGGAGGGGGCATGGAGCCCGAGGAGGAGCCGGACGGAGCGGCGGTGCGCGAGGTGTACGAGGAGGCGGGAGTCAAGGGGAAGTTGGGCCGGCTGCTGGGGGTTTTCGAGCAGAACCAAGATCGCAAGCACCGGACCTACGTGTTCGTGCTCACCGTCACCGAGCTGCTGGAGGATTGGGAAGACTCGGTCAGCattggcaggaagagagagtggttCAAGATTGAAGATGCCATCAAGGTCCTTCAGTGCCACAAGCCCGTGCATGCCGAGTACCTGGAGAAACTGAAGCTGGGCGGCACCCCCACTAATGGAAACCCGGCCGCCCCGTCCCTGCCTGAGAGCGAGCCCTAG